The window AGTTGGGGTATTACTGGGCGGTTCCATTATTGGTGGTTTGGCAACGTTTCTAACTGGAAATCCACCCTTAACAGCTATTTATCGACTTTCTAATCTGTTGAGAATTTGGGCTATTGTCGCAGCAATAGGAGGAACCTTCGATACCGTTTACAGCTTTGAAAGAGGGTTCCTGGAAGGTGAAACCAAGGATTTATTTAAGCAATTTTTGCTTATTTTAGCAGCATTAGGCGGCGCACAAACAGGTGCAGTCCTAATTAAATGGCTAACGCAGGAGCATTTAGCGCCATGAGGATTCCTCCCTATTATCATAAACCATCATGGCAACAGTTTTTTTCTGGATTAGCGATTGGGGGAGCAATTAGTTGGTGTATGTTTTTATATATTTTTGGTGTTTGGCAGGAAAAACAAGCAAATCAGATTCATAAACAAGAAGAAGATATTCAAGAATTGAAAAGTGATATTAAAATTTGGCAAGATGAATTTCAAGCGTTAAACAAAAAGA of the Bacillus sp. 1NLA3E genome contains:
- a CDS encoding YtrH family sporulation protein — protein: MFLFIIFRTIKILLIKSYSQRFVHKIEYVSQKRMVDFVKEASFFPSFIESYFIAVGVLLGGSIIGGLATFLTGNPPLTAIYRLSNLLRIWAIVAAIGGTFDTVYSFERGFLEGETKDLFKQFLLILAALGGAQTGAVLIKWLTQEHLAP